A stretch of Kaistella flava (ex Peng et al. 2021) DNA encodes these proteins:
- the metF gene encoding methylenetetrahydrofolate reductase [NAD(P)H], translated as MKITDHLKNANGKRLFSIEIIPPTKGTGIEDLYKNIDPLMEFKPPFIDVTTSREEYIYLDKGNGLMERKITRMRPGTLGICAAIQHKYNVDTVPHVLCGGFTKEETEYLLVDCMYLGIENVMALRGDAMKGQQYFEPTIGGHKNATDLVCQMNDLGRGKYLHDENFSDENNKFCIGVAGYPEKHIEAPSMNYDLKWLKQKVDAGADYVVTQMFFDNEKFIDFVKSAREIGINVPIIPGIKPVATKKQLQLLPQVFKIDLPEDLISAIENAKDNAAVKQIGIEWTINQCRELLNFGVPVLHFYSMGKSDNIKKIARELF; from the coding sequence ATGAAAATCACAGATCATCTAAAAAACGCCAACGGAAAAAGGTTGTTCTCCATAGAAATTATTCCACCAACCAAAGGAACAGGAATCGAAGATTTATATAAAAACATTGATCCTTTAATGGAGTTTAAACCACCATTTATCGATGTTACAACTTCACGGGAAGAATATATTTATCTGGATAAAGGCAACGGTTTGATGGAACGAAAAATCACGAGAATGCGGCCGGGAACTTTGGGGATTTGTGCGGCGATTCAACATAAATATAATGTAGATACCGTTCCACATGTTTTGTGTGGCGGTTTTACCAAAGAAGAAACTGAATATCTTTTGGTAGATTGTATGTATCTCGGAATTGAAAATGTGATGGCGTTGCGTGGTGATGCAATGAAAGGGCAACAGTATTTTGAACCCACAATCGGCGGCCATAAAAACGCCACAGATTTGGTGTGTCAAATGAATGATTTGGGACGTGGAAAATATTTACATGATGAAAATTTCAGTGACGAAAATAACAAGTTTTGCATTGGTGTTGCAGGTTATCCTGAAAAGCATATCGAAGCGCCATCGATGAATTATGATTTAAAATGGCTGAAACAAAAAGTAGATGCCGGTGCAGATTATGTGGTTACTCAGATGTTTTTTGATAATGAAAAATTCATCGATTTTGTAAAAAGTGCCCGTGAAATTGGAATTAATGTTCCGATTATTCCAGGGATTAAACCAGTTGCAACCAAGAAACAATTGCAACTTCTGCCACAAGTTTTCAAAATCGATTTGCCGGAAGATTTAATTTCAGCGATCGAAAATGCAAAAGATAATGCCGCCGTAAAACAAATAGGTATCGAATGGACGATTAATCAATGTCGTGAATTATTGAATTTTGGAGTGCCTGTTTTGCATTTTTACTCGATGGGTAAAAGTGATAATATTAAAAAAATCGCTCGGGAACTTTTTTAA
- the metH gene encoding methionine synthase, with the protein MKYLKLSGLEPLITTPESNFINVGERTNVAGSKKFLRLIKEEKYSEAIDVARDQVDGGAQILDVNFDDGLLDGKYAMVKFLNLIASEPDISRIPIMIDSSKWEILEAGLQVVQGKCVVNSISLKEGEAEFIHHAKTIKRYGAAVIVMAFDENGQADNYYRRIEICKKSYDILVNKVGFPSEDIIFDLNIFPVATGMDEHRRNALDFIDATKWVRENLPNVSVSGGVSNVSFSFRGNDNVREAMHSVFLYHAIKAGMNMGIVNPTMLEVYDEIPKELLELVEDVMLDRRDDATERLLDYSERVKSTKKEFVEELEWRKEPLQDRITHALVKGIDRFIIEDVEEARTGSKRPLNVIEINLMTGMGVVGDLFGSGKMFLPQVVKSARVMKKAVAYLQPYIEAEKDEKQKPNGKILMATVKGDVHDIGKNIVSVVLGCNNYEIIDLGVMVPADKIIQAAIDHQVDVIGLSGLITPSLDEMVHVADELQRKNLNFPLLIGGATTSKAHTAVKIFPKYGHTVVHVNDASRAVGVVSQLLDHNNVQYKADLKVEYEDFREKFLNRQIDKEYVSIEDARKQNFTIDWENEEIVKPKNLGIHIIENQDLRELLDFMDWTPFFRSWELHGKFPQILTDEVVGEQATELFKEAKVLLDKILDEKLFTAKGIFGIFPANSTNQDDVLVYDEEGNQLAKFHTLRQQLKKSAGKEYHALSDFIAPESSGKQDYVGAFAVTTGFGTEELAKIYYDDGDDYNAIIVKALADRLAEAFAEFLHHKVRTEFWGYAEDETLENEDLIAEKYLGIRPAPGYPACPDHLEKTTIWNLLKVKENIGLELTESLAMFPTAAVSGYYFGNPKSKYFGVGKISEDQLIDYAERKSVDLEFARKWLSPNLAD; encoded by the coding sequence ATGAAATATCTAAAACTCTCAGGTCTCGAACCTTTAATTACAACGCCGGAATCCAATTTTATTAATGTTGGAGAACGAACCAATGTCGCTGGTTCTAAAAAATTTCTTCGATTAATTAAAGAGGAAAAATATTCAGAAGCCATTGATGTTGCCCGTGATCAGGTTGACGGCGGTGCACAAATCTTAGATGTCAATTTTGATGATGGATTACTTGACGGAAAATACGCGATGGTGAAATTCCTGAATTTAATCGCTTCAGAACCCGATATTTCGCGAATTCCTATTATGATTGATTCTTCGAAATGGGAAATTCTTGAAGCCGGATTGCAAGTCGTTCAAGGAAAATGTGTGGTAAATTCCATTAGTTTAAAGGAAGGCGAAGCGGAATTTATTCATCATGCGAAAACCATTAAAAGATACGGCGCAGCAGTAATTGTAATGGCTTTTGATGAAAATGGACAAGCCGACAATTACTACCGAAGAATAGAAATCTGCAAAAAATCATATGATATTTTGGTCAACAAAGTTGGTTTTCCTTCCGAAGATATTATTTTCGATTTGAATATATTCCCCGTTGCAACCGGAATGGACGAACACCGAAGAAATGCTTTGGATTTTATCGACGCTACAAAATGGGTTCGTGAAAATCTACCGAATGTTTCAGTGAGTGGCGGAGTTTCGAACGTTTCGTTTTCGTTTAGAGGAAATGATAATGTTCGGGAAGCGATGCATTCTGTTTTTCTATATCATGCGATTAAAGCGGGAATGAATATGGGAATCGTGAATCCGACCATGTTGGAAGTCTATGATGAAATCCCGAAAGAATTATTGGAATTGGTTGAAGACGTGATGCTCGACCGAAGAGATGATGCGACCGAAAGATTATTGGATTATTCTGAAAGAGTAAAATCAACCAAGAAAGAATTTGTAGAAGAACTAGAATGGCGGAAAGAGCCTTTACAAGATAGAATTACCCATGCTTTAGTCAAAGGTATCGACCGTTTCATCATAGAAGATGTAGAAGAAGCAAGAACAGGTTCTAAAAGACCGTTGAATGTTATTGAAATTAATTTAATGACCGGAATGGGCGTTGTCGGCGATTTATTCGGAAGTGGAAAAATGTTTTTGCCGCAAGTTGTAAAATCTGCGCGCGTAATGAAAAAGGCTGTGGCTTATTTACAACCTTACATTGAAGCAGAAAAGGATGAAAAACAAAAACCGAACGGAAAAATATTAATGGCAACTGTAAAAGGTGATGTTCACGATATTGGTAAAAATATTGTGAGTGTAGTTTTGGGTTGTAACAATTATGAAATCATCGATTTAGGAGTGATGGTTCCTGCTGACAAAATTATTCAGGCAGCGATTGATCATCAAGTTGATGTTATTGGATTGAGCGGATTGATTACCCCGAGTTTAGATGAAATGGTTCACGTTGCTGATGAATTGCAGAGAAAGAATCTAAATTTTCCTTTGTTAATTGGAGGTGCTACAACTTCGAAAGCACATACTGCGGTAAAAATATTTCCGAAATATGGGCATACCGTCGTTCATGTGAATGATGCTTCAAGAGCGGTTGGTGTGGTTTCTCAATTGTTGGATCATAATAATGTGCAATATAAAGCTGATTTAAAAGTCGAGTATGAGGATTTCCGCGAGAAGTTTTTGAACCGCCAAATTGATAAAGAATATGTTTCCATTGAAGATGCGAGAAAACAAAACTTTACCATCGATTGGGAAAATGAAGAAATCGTAAAACCTAAAAATTTAGGAATTCATATTATAGAAAATCAGGATTTACGAGAATTGCTGGACTTTATGGACTGGACTCCATTTTTCAGAAGTTGGGAACTCCACGGGAAATTCCCGCAGATTTTGACTGATGAGGTCGTCGGTGAACAGGCCACAGAATTATTTAAGGAAGCAAAAGTTTTACTTGATAAAATTCTCGATGAAAAGTTATTCACGGCAAAAGGAATTTTCGGAATTTTCCCTGCAAACTCAACCAATCAAGATGATGTTTTGGTTTACGATGAGGAGGGAAATCAGTTAGCGAAATTCCATACTTTAAGACAACAACTGAAGAAATCTGCTGGAAAAGAATATCACGCTTTGAGTGATTTTATTGCTCCTGAAAGTTCAGGCAAACAAGATTATGTCGGAGCGTTTGCCGTAACAACTGGTTTCGGAACAGAAGAATTGGCGAAAATATATTACGATGATGGCGATGATTATAACGCAATTATTGTTAAGGCATTAGCCGACCGTTTAGCAGAAGCCTTTGCGGAATTCTTGCATCATAAAGTTCGAACAGAATTTTGGGGTTATGCAGAAGATGAAACTTTAGAAAATGAAGATTTAATCGCCGAGAAATATTTGGGAATTCGTCCGGCTCCTGGTTATCCGGCTTGTCCAGATCATTTGGAGAAAACTACGATTTGGAATTTATTAAAAGTCAAAGAAAATATAGGTTTAGAATTAACAGAAAGTCTGGCCATGTTTCCAACGGCTGCCGTTTCCGGTTATTATTTTGGAAATCCAAAATCGAAATATTTTGGAGTTGGAAAAATTTCAGAAGATCAGTTGATAGATTATGCAGAAAGAAAAAGTGTTGATTTAGAATTTGCGAGAAAATGGCTGAGTCCGAATTTAGCAGATTAA
- the tnpA gene encoding IS200/IS605 family transposase, whose protein sequence is MGQSLNKIYVHLVFSTKHRSPLITEAIQEELFNYLGGICKNLECNPVQVGGHKDHVHILCLLSKKIALMKLLEEVKSHSSKWIKTKGKEFENFYWQNGYGAFSVNPTEIEVVKKYIINQEEHHQKKSFQEEFLGFLKKYDVEYDERYVWD, encoded by the coding sequence ATGGGACAATCTTTAAACAAAATCTATGTGCATTTGGTTTTTAGTACCAAACACAGAAGTCCTTTAATAACAGAAGCAATACAAGAAGAATTGTTTAATTATTTAGGAGGTATTTGTAAAAATTTGGAATGTAATCCGGTTCAAGTTGGTGGACATAAAGATCACGTTCATATTTTATGTTTATTATCAAAGAAGATTGCCTTAATGAAACTGCTGGAAGAGGTAAAGTCACATTCTTCAAAATGGATCAAAACAAAAGGTAAGGAATTCGAAAATTTCTATTGGCAAAATGGATATGGAGCATTTTCGGTAAATCCGACTGAAATTGAAGTGGTGAAAAAATATATTATTAATCAGGAAGAACATCATCAAAAGAAATCATTTCAGGAAGAATTTTTAGGATTTTTAAAGAAATATGATGTTGAATATGATGAAAGATATGTTTGGGATTAA
- a CDS encoding homocysteine S-methyltransferase family protein, protein MKNTAALYKALNERILVLDGAMGTMLQRYKFSEEDYPGERFKDWEYFLKGNNDLLSLTQPQAIEEVHRKYLEADADIIETNTFSGTTIAMADYHMEELVYELNYESAKIARKICDEFTNLNPDKPRFVAGSMGPTNKTASLSPDVNDPGFRAITFDELRLAYKLQAEALLDGGSDILLVETIFDTLNAKAALFAIDEIQEERNIKIPIMVSGTITDASGRTLSGQTAEAFLISISHLNLLSVGLNCALGAKQLTPYLETLSKNSDFFISAYPNAGLPNAFGQYDESPEFMAEQIREYAEKGLINIIGGCCGTTPPHIKAIADLVKDYEPRKISVKI, encoded by the coding sequence ATGAAAAATACAGCAGCACTTTATAAAGCCTTAAACGAAAGAATCCTCGTCCTCGATGGAGCGATGGGAACGATGCTTCAACGCTATAAATTTTCGGAAGAAGATTACCCCGGCGAACGATTCAAAGATTGGGAATATTTTTTAAAAGGAAACAACGATTTGCTTTCACTGACGCAACCACAAGCCATCGAAGAAGTTCATAGAAAGTATTTAGAAGCCGATGCTGATATTATAGAAACGAATACTTTTTCTGGAACAACCATCGCCATGGCAGATTATCACATGGAAGAATTGGTTTACGAACTCAATTATGAATCTGCGAAAATTGCGAGAAAGATTTGTGATGAATTTACCAATCTCAATCCTGACAAACCAAGATTTGTTGCGGGTTCGATGGGACCAACCAATAAAACCGCAAGTTTAAGTCCGGATGTTAATGATCCGGGTTTTCGCGCCATCACTTTTGATGAATTGCGTTTGGCGTATAAATTACAGGCAGAAGCACTTTTAGATGGCGGTTCAGATATTCTTTTGGTAGAAACAATCTTCGATACTTTAAATGCTAAAGCCGCACTTTTTGCGATTGATGAAATTCAGGAGGAAAGAAATATTAAAATTCCAATCATGGTTTCAGGAACGATTACCGATGCGTCAGGAAGAACTTTGAGCGGACAAACTGCAGAAGCATTTTTGATTTCAATCTCGCATTTAAATTTATTGAGTGTCGGATTAAACTGTGCTTTAGGAGCGAAACAGTTGACGCCTTATTTAGAAACCTTATCCAAAAATTCAGATTTCTTTATTTCGGCTTATCCAAATGCTGGATTACCAAATGCTTTCGGTCAATACGATGAAAGTCCAGAATTCATGGCAGAACAAATTCGCGAATATGCCGAAAAAGGTCTCATCAATATTATTGGAGGTTGTTGTGGAACGACACCACCACATATTAAAGCGATTGCAGATTTGGTGAAGGATTATGAACCTAGAAAAATTAGCGTCAAAATCTAA